A single genomic interval of Brevibacillus brevis harbors:
- a CDS encoding ABC transporter ATP-binding protein — protein MAETVLSVKGLQKAIGKKPIIHDITFDVFAGEVFGFLGPNGAGKTTTIRMLVGLAKADGGDIRIGGISLQEQFPQAIAQVGCIVENPELYKFLTGRENLEQFARMSGGITPERIEEIVRFVDLERAIDDKVKTYSLGMRQRLGIAQALLHRPKILILDEPTNGLDPAGIRELRQFIRKLAEEEGLAVFISSHLLSEIEMMCDRVAIISQGKVISVGLVKELMEQFADQVDWTIPSSHIQKAEEVLRKLPAVTEVWVISEERLKSRMDIEKVSEANQALVNGGIPVMGIATKTVTLEDLFLTLTGGGGSHGAEHGGARTE, from the coding sequence TTGGCCGAAACGGTCCTCTCAGTAAAAGGATTGCAAAAAGCGATTGGCAAAAAGCCGATCATTCATGATATTACGTTTGACGTTTTCGCCGGAGAGGTATTTGGATTTCTCGGGCCAAATGGCGCAGGCAAAACTACTACGATCCGCATGCTCGTTGGATTGGCAAAAGCCGATGGGGGAGATATTCGCATCGGAGGCATCTCCCTTCAGGAACAGTTTCCGCAAGCGATTGCGCAGGTTGGTTGTATCGTCGAAAATCCGGAGCTGTACAAGTTTTTGACGGGCAGAGAGAATCTGGAACAGTTTGCGAGAATGAGCGGCGGCATTACGCCTGAACGTATTGAGGAAATCGTCCGCTTCGTTGATTTGGAGCGGGCGATTGATGATAAGGTGAAAACGTACTCACTCGGAATGAGGCAGCGTCTGGGGATCGCGCAGGCACTTTTGCACCGTCCGAAAATATTGATCCTGGATGAACCGACGAACGGTTTGGACCCGGCGGGGATTCGTGAATTGCGCCAGTTTATTCGCAAGCTTGCCGAGGAGGAAGGGCTCGCTGTCTTCATTTCGAGTCATCTTCTCAGTGAAATCGAGATGATGTGCGACCGGGTGGCGATTATCAGCCAAGGGAAGGTCATTTCGGTTGGATTAGTCAAAGAACTGATGGAGCAGTTTGCTGATCAGGTCGATTGGACAATCCCGTCTTCCCATATACAAAAGGCCGAGGAAGTCCTGCGAAAACTGCCAGCAGTGACAGAAGTGTGGGTGATTAGTGAAGAGCGTCTGAAATCACGCATGGATATAGAAAAAGTGAGCGAGGCGAACCAAGCGCTGGTCAATGGTGGCATTCCTGTGATGGGGATTGCGACAAAGACGGTTACACTGGAAGACCTGTTCCTTACATTGACGGGAGGAGGGGGAAGTCATGGAGCAGAGCATGGTGGGGCTCGTACAGAATGA
- a CDS encoding small multi-drug export protein encodes MDVLWKAGSVTLSGMFELWAAIPVGFMLQLPPVLIGICSAVGAIISAGAVIFVGGSLRNWLLKRVEKRSKRQGRMWQIWDKYGVVGLGLASPLLTGAPLGAAIGISLGAPTKKLMLWMSVGIIIWSALLTAGVAFGLLQFMVPETK; translated from the coding sequence ATGGATGTATTATGGAAAGCAGGCTCGGTGACACTATCTGGTATGTTTGAGCTGTGGGCAGCGATCCCTGTAGGTTTTATGTTGCAGCTACCACCGGTTCTGATCGGAATATGTAGTGCGGTGGGTGCGATTATCAGCGCAGGTGCTGTTATTTTCGTGGGAGGTTCCTTGCGCAATTGGCTTTTAAAGCGTGTAGAGAAACGGAGCAAGCGCCAGGGGCGCATGTGGCAGATATGGGATAAATACGGAGTGGTTGGCCTCGGTCTCGCTTCGCCGCTTTTAACAGGAGCCCCACTGGGAGCTGCTATCGGCATCTCGCTGGGAGCCCCTACGAAAAAGCTCATGCTGTGGATGTCGGTGGGTATTATTATCTGGAGTGCGCTATTGACGGCAGGTGTGGCTTTTGGACTTTTGCAATTCATGGTACCAGAAACGAAATAG
- a CDS encoding GNAT family N-acetyltransferase — protein sequence MNIRLVPTTRDNWQDALRLQVQDEQQRFVPSIAVSLAKVHIRPDGDNCAYEPFCLYDADEMVGFVMIAYDASTDWCYWFNGFLIDHQYQGKGYGRAALAAIVDTVRNRFPQSRFVNLTVCPDNAGARHLYSQTGFEETGDVYDGEIVYRLTL from the coding sequence ATTAATATTCGATTAGTTCCAACAACCAGAGATAACTGGCAGGATGCACTACGCTTGCAGGTGCAGGATGAGCAGCAGCGGTTTGTCCCCTCTATTGCCGTTTCGTTGGCGAAGGTTCATATCCGTCCTGACGGTGACAACTGCGCCTATGAACCATTCTGTTTGTATGACGCTGATGAAATGGTTGGGTTTGTCATGATTGCTTATGACGCCTCCACAGATTGGTGTTACTGGTTCAATGGTTTTTTGATTGATCACCAGTACCAAGGCAAAGGATATGGCAGAGCGGCACTCGCAGCGATCGTGGATACGGTACGGAACCGTTTCCCGCAAAGCCGATTTGTCAACCTGACCGTATGCCCGGACAATGCAGGTGCAAGACATTTATACAGTCAAACCGGTTTTGAAGAAACTGGCGACGTATACGATGGAGAGATTGTCTACAGACTCACGTTATGA
- a CDS encoding RNA polymerase sigma factor has translation MQSDAEIIQRILQGDIEAYRDLIQRYQHMIYVFIYKMVNNRSDAEDLTQEVFVKAYEKLSTFRGDSQFSSWLHTLARNKSIDFLRRRKYHDSDEQLAYVPSNTRDESPQESLMTKEQRREIQEAFALLSDSYREVIVLRCTHEYPFEKIATLLGIAESTARVRYLRARQELAKLLSRKEGGLVHELPGI, from the coding sequence ATGCAATCCGACGCCGAAATCATTCAGCGGATTCTTCAAGGCGACATCGAAGCGTATCGCGACCTCATCCAGCGATATCAGCATATGATCTACGTTTTCATTTACAAAATGGTAAACAATCGCTCTGATGCAGAGGATCTCACTCAGGAAGTATTTGTTAAAGCGTATGAAAAATTGTCCACATTCCGCGGGGACAGCCAGTTTTCTTCTTGGTTACATACGCTTGCACGAAATAAGAGCATCGACTTCTTGCGTCGCCGAAAGTATCATGACTCGGATGAACAACTGGCCTATGTGCCGTCCAATACACGGGACGAATCTCCTCAGGAATCGCTCATGACAAAAGAGCAACGCCGAGAAATTCAGGAGGCCTTTGCCTTACTGTCGGATTCTTATCGAGAAGTGATTGTCCTTCGCTGTACGCACGAATATCCGTTTGAAAAAATAGCTACACTCCTCGGCATCGCCGAATCTACAGCTCGCGTCCGTTACTTGCGTGCTCGTCAGGAACTCGCAAAATTGTTATCCCGCAAGGAAGGGGGGCTCGTACATGAACTGCCAGGCATTTAG
- a CDS encoding DUF2573 family protein, which yields MDEKKEALVPELEDLVHKFTELLTGEATPERVEMVKVWCLYTTMAKAMPPLIQHWGSEPEHLEARNQIREIIEQIKQWNQEKNQKH from the coding sequence ATGGACGAGAAAAAAGAAGCGTTGGTCCCTGAACTGGAGGATCTAGTTCATAAATTTACAGAGCTGTTGACAGGAGAAGCGACACCTGAGCGCGTAGAAATGGTAAAGGTATGGTGCTTGTACACGACGATGGCAAAAGCGATGCCGCCGCTGATTCAGCATTGGGGAAGCGAGCCTGAGCATCTGGAAGCACGCAATCAAATTCGGGAAATCATCGAGCAGATCAAGCAGTGGAATCAGGAGAAAAATCAAAAGCATTAA
- a CDS encoding DUF1835 domain-containing protein, which yields MDKFHICFGLSAYGTLRSVFRKQNLLQTESIICIEDDFSVGPLHQLETATGMNKRIEWIHSFFKRVEAISPEDLTTVKAYLLRNLSFPAQIPDGSNVILWHGQNTSDSIGIHYIVSMLQDKSLSFETIDITAFSVNYDYKLRNRDGNEVSYVLKSVGALPPNFVMDAYQVKKNMPAPLVQSHIHEWEKWSQSDSTLRVYKQGEVLEVSEDFYDASILEYASKEFQKAVRVIGTVMGESDQCIGDMYLTYRVHELIKQGLLQYQGELMPLRRLEIRLK from the coding sequence ATGGACAAATTTCACATCTGCTTCGGCCTATCTGCCTACGGTACACTTCGATCCGTCTTCCGCAAACAGAATCTACTACAAACGGAAAGCATCATCTGTATCGAGGATGATTTTTCAGTTGGACCGCTACATCAACTGGAGACCGCAACCGGGATGAATAAAAGGATTGAATGGATTCATTCTTTTTTCAAACGAGTTGAAGCAATCTCTCCCGAAGACCTGACAACAGTAAAGGCATACCTGCTACGAAATCTATCCTTTCCAGCTCAGATTCCGGACGGCAGTAACGTAATTCTGTGGCATGGTCAGAACACATCTGACAGCATAGGGATTCATTATATTGTCTCCATGCTTCAGGATAAAAGCCTCTCATTCGAAACAATTGACATAACGGCATTTAGTGTGAATTACGATTACAAACTAAGAAACAGAGACGGCAACGAGGTATCTTATGTATTGAAAAGCGTAGGTGCCCTCCCTCCTAATTTCGTGATGGATGCTTATCAGGTGAAAAAGAATATGCCTGCGCCTCTCGTGCAAAGCCACATCCACGAATGGGAAAAGTGGTCGCAATCTGATAGTACGCTGCGCGTTTACAAACAAGGTGAGGTACTGGAAGTATCGGAGGATTTTTATGATGCCTCGATCTTGGAATATGCATCTAAAGAGTTCCAAAAGGCTGTACGTGTGATCGGTACCGTCATGGGGGAAAGCGATCAATGTATTGGTGATATGTATTTGACATACCGAGTTCATGAGCTGATCAAGCAGGGGCTCCTACAGTACCAAGGAGAGTTGATGCCTCTACGCCGGTTAGAGATTCGATTGAAGTAA
- a CDS encoding DNA repair helicase XPB, with protein sequence MSLLSYRPDLPLIVQSDRTILLETQHPLFPEARQAISGFTELIKNPEYIHTYRITPLSLWNAAASGLTSQEVTDVLGNYSKYGVPPTIVKEIEDTMRKYGLFRLERIGDQLVLMSNDPLLLAEVTSYKSIAALFENEFVIKSYARGLIKQELMKLGFPVQDLAGYTEGESCAVSLRETTSRGRAFSLRSYQKEAIDAFYSGGAVTGGSGVLVLPCGAGKTVIGLGAICQLQTATLILTTNTTSVRQWIAELLDKTGLDPNMVGEYTGDNKEVKPITVATYQILTYRPTAEDDFPHLKLFSERDWGLIIYDEVHLLPAPIFRVTSGIQATRRLGLTATLVREDGREEDVFTLIGPKKFEVPWKVMEEQGWIAEAHCREIRLPFEPKWREAYAHATARQKFRIAAENPKKLEVVRELLERHAHDRVLIIGQYIDQLEQMATALQLPLITGKVPDKERELLYTQFKKGEITRLIVSKVANFAVDLPDANVAIQISGTYGSRQEEAQRLGRILRPKTDDNTAHFYTLVTRDTREQEFSLHRQLFLVEQGYPYDIIEIETLV encoded by the coding sequence AGAACCCAGAATACATCCATACCTATCGAATCACTCCTTTATCGCTTTGGAATGCGGCTGCATCTGGTCTTACATCCCAAGAGGTAACAGACGTGCTTGGCAATTACAGCAAGTACGGTGTCCCACCTACCATCGTCAAAGAAATCGAAGATACGATGCGAAAATATGGCTTGTTTCGTTTGGAACGCATTGGTGATCAACTCGTATTAATGAGTAATGACCCACTTCTTTTAGCAGAGGTGACCAGCTATAAATCAATCGCTGCTCTTTTTGAGAATGAATTCGTCATCAAAAGCTATGCGCGGGGTCTGATCAAACAAGAGCTGATGAAGCTCGGGTTTCCTGTTCAAGATTTGGCAGGCTATACAGAAGGCGAATCCTGTGCAGTCAGCTTGCGGGAAACGACATCCCGAGGCAGGGCATTCTCCTTGCGCTCTTATCAAAAAGAAGCTATCGATGCCTTCTATTCTGGTGGAGCTGTGACCGGGGGAAGCGGCGTACTCGTCCTGCCCTGTGGTGCTGGAAAAACAGTCATTGGACTTGGTGCCATTTGCCAATTGCAAACAGCCACACTCATTTTGACCACGAATACGACATCGGTTCGTCAATGGATTGCAGAGCTCTTGGACAAAACGGGACTTGATCCAAATATGGTCGGCGAATACACTGGTGACAACAAAGAAGTCAAGCCGATAACTGTGGCGACTTATCAAATTCTTACATACCGCCCCACCGCCGAAGATGATTTTCCTCATCTGAAACTCTTTTCAGAGCGCGACTGGGGGCTTATTATTTACGATGAGGTGCATTTGTTGCCCGCACCCATCTTTCGTGTCACTTCTGGGATTCAAGCCACTCGCAGACTTGGGCTGACTGCTACTCTTGTTCGGGAAGACGGACGGGAGGAAGATGTATTCACGCTAATTGGTCCAAAAAAGTTCGAGGTTCCGTGGAAAGTCATGGAAGAGCAAGGCTGGATCGCAGAGGCGCATTGCAGAGAAATTCGACTCCCCTTTGAGCCGAAGTGGCGGGAGGCTTATGCACATGCAACCGCTCGTCAAAAGTTTCGCATTGCGGCGGAAAATCCAAAAAAACTGGAGGTCGTCCGCGAGCTATTGGAGAGGCACGCCCACGATCGTGTTTTGATCATCGGGCAATATATCGATCAGCTAGAGCAGATGGCAACAGCCCTCCAACTGCCACTCATTACAGGAAAAGTACCGGACAAAGAACGTGAGCTTTTATACACGCAGTTTAAAAAAGGGGAAATCACACGCCTGATCGTATCCAAGGTAGCCAATTTTGCGGTTGATTTGCCGGATGCCAACGTCGCGATCCAAATTTCCGGGACGTATGGTTCCAGGCAAGAAGAGGCACAGCGCCTTGGACGTATCTTACGGCCAAAAACAGACGACAACACCGCCCATTTTTATACATTAGTAACACGAGACACGAGAGAGCAGGAGTTTTCGCTCCATCGCCAGCTTTTTCTGGTCGAACAAGGCTATCCATACGATATTATAGAAATCGAAACGCTGGTCTGA
- a CDS encoding ABC transporter permease, with product MEQSMVGLVQNETIKLLRRRRFLVVVLILAILIPIFTYAQYRSVVTAQERMGTTDWRPLLTQQIVDMQNRLASSRLPEEWRDFIKVRIAQQQYYLDHDINPMAPGGPTFARGFMDQAISMFLPMIIVVLAVDLVSSEFSEGTVKLLLTRPVRRWKVLTSKYITLLLFTSLTVLTTLILAYLLSGVVFGYSGWDLPILTGFEVSGGELETSGAFMLPQWQFLLMQYGLGWFVCVVVATVTLMVSVLVRSAAAGMGIMMAALISGTILTQMASSWESAKYLFVVNLQLTDYLNGTLPPIKGMTLPFSLTVLSVWAIAALIIAYATFIRRDVTS from the coding sequence ATGGAGCAGAGCATGGTGGGGCTCGTACAGAATGAAACCATAAAATTGCTGCGTCGGCGCCGTTTTCTCGTCGTCGTGCTGATCTTGGCGATTCTGATCCCGATTTTTACATACGCGCAGTACCGCTCGGTTGTCACTGCACAAGAACGAATGGGGACGACTGACTGGCGCCCGCTATTAACCCAACAAATCGTCGATATGCAAAACAGGTTGGCATCAAGCCGTCTTCCTGAAGAGTGGCGGGATTTTATCAAGGTCAGGATTGCACAGCAGCAATATTATTTGGATCACGACATTAACCCGATGGCACCGGGGGGACCTACATTTGCTCGTGGCTTTATGGATCAAGCCATTTCGATGTTTTTGCCGATGATCATCGTCGTACTCGCGGTTGACCTCGTATCTTCTGAGTTTAGTGAGGGGACGGTCAAACTACTATTAACGCGACCCGTACGGCGTTGGAAGGTACTGACCAGCAAATACATCACCCTGCTGCTGTTTACCTCTCTTACGGTTCTCACGACATTGATTCTTGCTTACTTGCTCTCTGGGGTCGTGTTTGGCTATTCAGGATGGGACCTGCCCATTTTGACGGGCTTTGAAGTATCGGGAGGAGAGCTCGAGACATCTGGCGCTTTCATGCTGCCACAGTGGCAATTTTTGCTGATGCAATACGGACTAGGCTGGTTCGTTTGCGTCGTGGTTGCAACGGTAACACTTATGGTCTCTGTTTTGGTTCGGAGTGCGGCTGCGGGGATGGGAATTATGATGGCGGCGTTAATTAGCGGAACGATCCTGACGCAGATGGCATCCTCCTGGGAATCGGCCAAATACTTGTTCGTGGTAAATTTGCAGCTTACGGATTATCTCAATGGAACACTGCCTCCGATTAAGGGGATGACGTTGCCGTTCTCGTTGACGGTACTGAGTGTATGGGCGATCGCAGCACTGATCATTGCATACGCGACCTTTATCCGTAGGGATGTCACATCCTAA